DNA from Acidobacteriota bacterium:
AGTGGCGGGCATGAGCCCTCTGGAGATCTGCCGTCGGCCACAGCTGGCCAAGGTCATCGAAGAGGCCACCGGCCGCTCGGGAGTGGCGCCGGTGGACCGGCCGGTGCAGACCCACGACGACCGCACCGTCTTCCTCACCGGTGCCCATCTGCTGGCCAACGGCGGCGCGGTCATCGTCGCCCGGGACATCACCGAAGAAGAGCGGCTGGTGACCATGCGCCGGGACTTCGTCGCCAACGTTTCCCACGAGCTCAAGACCCCGCTGGCGGCGATCCGTGGCTACGCCGAAACCCTTCGGGACGGCGCCCTGGACGAGCCGGACACGGCCCAGCGCTTCGTCGACCGGATTCTCGGCCAATGCCGGCGGCTGCAGGCCCTTCTGGCGGATCTGCTCACCCTCTCCCGCCTGGAGAGCATCACCCCGGCACCGGACTCGGAACCGGTCAATCTATGGCAAGTGGCGGAGCATGCCTTCGAGCTGGTGAGTCAGGAGGCGGAGAATAAGAACATCCGCACCGAGCTGGATCTGCAGGAGGTCCCGCGCATCCCGGGCCGTAGCGGTGATCTGGAACGGCTGCTGGTCAACCTGCTGCAAAACGCCGTGCGCTACAACCGCCCCGGCGGCAGAGTGCTGCTCCGCATGCGCCGGAGCGGGTCCCAGATCGTCCTCGAGGTCGAGGACACCGGCCTGGGCATCCCTCAGGAATCCCTACCCCGGCTCTTCGAGCGCTTCTACCGCGTCGACAAGGGCCGTTCCCGCTGCGAGGGCGGTACCGGGCTGGGCCTGTCCATCGTCAAGCACGTGGCCCAGGCCCACGGCGGCGAGGTGGAGGTGGAGAGCAGCACCGGCGAAGGCTCCACCTTCCGCGTCCGCTTACCCGTGCCCCGCCAGCGGCGCACCGCCTGATCTTCTCCCCTCGATTTCAATGCCGAGGCGTCACTGCAGCCCGTAGTCCACGTGATAGCCGAAGCCGCTCACCACCGGCGTCTCGCCGCAATAGGCCGGAGTGTAGGAGTGTTTGCGGGCCAGCTCGGCGGCACCCCAGATGATGGTGGGAAAGCGGTCCTTGGTCTGCACCAGGGGGCGGGTGAGGCGGCCGTCCGCGGTGAGCAGGAAGAAGATGGTCACCCGGCCGTCGTGGCCGGCTTTGTCGGCGCCCACGGGATAGGGGCGCTGCAGGCCTTTGCGCTTCGACTCCGGC
Protein-coding regions in this window:
- a CDS encoding ATP-binding protein, producing MTTSPISSFRLRLTSLWPALAALVAALALLWWQIPQLQERTVVRQLYAVLDLLAPQVQPHLGEPLEVLQPWVEDLAADGPLRITIIHNDGTVYADSARTLDETHYMENHGRRPEVLMAWEDGRGVSVRRSTTTGLSYVYTARPVTAATGEPWVLRVAQPLEQLAALRQRLLLATLVAAAVGLLAMIIVSWHLDRRYFRPATELIEDAAKLPEIGFSHRVAVPEQPDLERLARVINTLSAQGQEQLAALEAERDQLKAILSSMSEGVLVTDRDGRAVLANPAFRDLFGLHVPVAGMSPLEICRRPQLAKVIEEATGRSGVAPVDRPVQTHDDRTVFLTGAHLLANGGAVIVARDITEEERLVTMRRDFVANVSHELKTPLAAIRGYAETLRDGALDEPDTAQRFVDRILGQCRRLQALLADLLTLSRLESITPAPDSEPVNLWQVAEHAFELVSQEAENKNIRTELDLQEVPRIPGRSGDLERLLVNLLQNAVRYNRPGGRVLLRMRRSGSQIVLEVEDTGLGIPQESLPRLFERFYRVDKGRSRCEGGTGLGLSIVKHVAQAHGGEVEVESSTGEGSTFRVRLPVPRQRRTA